The Aeromicrobium sp. Leaf245 genome includes a region encoding these proteins:
- a CDS encoding glycerophosphodiester phosphodiesterase family protein yields MSGPAPWPPVPAVIGHRGVPGLRLEHTRASYELAIEQGADYIEPDVVATRDGHLVVRHENEIGHTTDIAARPEFADRRTTKRIDGVWLSGWFTEDLTLEEVKTLRVRERLPQLRPQNLPLAGTQQVLTFEEVLEIARRADRRVGVYVETKHPTYFRGLGLDLDDRLIDALEAADLNRPDADVPVVIQSMETANLRGLRPRTPLTLVQLLDRKDAPWDLVAAGDPRTYADLTTSDQLAELARHVDGIGPNKTLVIARRRGHWLDGETGLVERAHAAGLLVHIWTMRDENNFLPADFRSSADVAARGDAEAEYLAFFDAGVDGVFTDYAATAVAARDRWLVAGGQSRRSGSMSSVSS; encoded by the coding sequence ATGAGCGGTCCGGCGCCCTGGCCACCCGTCCCAGCCGTCATCGGTCATCGCGGTGTGCCGGGCCTCCGCCTGGAGCACACCCGCGCGTCCTACGAGCTGGCGATCGAGCAGGGGGCCGACTACATCGAGCCCGACGTGGTCGCCACGCGCGACGGCCACCTCGTCGTGCGGCACGAGAACGAGATCGGGCACACCACCGACATCGCCGCGCGCCCGGAGTTCGCCGACCGGCGCACCACGAAGCGGATCGACGGCGTCTGGCTGAGCGGCTGGTTCACCGAGGACCTCACGCTCGAGGAGGTCAAGACCCTGCGCGTGCGCGAGCGTCTCCCGCAGCTGCGCCCGCAGAACCTCCCCCTCGCCGGCACGCAGCAGGTGCTGACGTTCGAGGAGGTCCTGGAGATCGCCCGCCGGGCCGATCGTCGGGTGGGGGTCTACGTGGAGACCAAGCACCCCACCTACTTCCGCGGGCTGGGTCTCGACCTGGACGACCGGCTGATCGACGCGCTGGAGGCCGCCGACCTGAACCGTCCGGACGCCGACGTCCCGGTGGTGATCCAGTCGATGGAGACCGCCAACCTGCGCGGGTTGCGGCCGCGCACACCGCTCACGCTCGTCCAGCTGCTCGACCGCAAGGACGCGCCGTGGGACCTGGTGGCGGCCGGTGACCCGCGTACCTACGCGGACCTGACCACGAGCGACCAGCTGGCCGAGCTCGCCCGCCACGTCGACGGCATCGGACCGAACAAGACGCTGGTCATCGCGCGGCGACGGGGTCACTGGCTGGACGGGGAGACCGGCCTGGTGGAGCGCGCGCACGCCGCGGGTCTGCTCGTGCACATCTGGACGATGCGCGACGAGAACAACTTCCTGCCCGCCGACTTCCGCTCCAGCGCCGACGTGGCCGCCCGCGGCGACGCCGAGGCCGAGTACCTCGCGTTCTTCGATGCCGGGGTGGACGGGGTGTTCACCGACTACGCCGCCACCGCGGTGGCGGCGCGTGACCGTTGGCTCGTCGCCGGAGGTCAGTCGCGGCGGTCGGGATCGATGTCGTCGGTCTCGTCGTAG
- a CDS encoding Fpg/Nei family DNA glycosylase, whose product MPEMPEVDALVVFLRERAVGAVLADVELASFAVLKTFDPPVSALAGLQVTGVHRHGKFVDLDVDGLHLVIHLAKAGWLRWSDHLTDKRLKMGAGPLAARVRLDHGDGPHVGFDVTEAGTRKGLALYAVRDPQDVPGIAALGPDPLAEGFSVAPLLEGRRMQVKRFLRDQKIVAGIGNAYSDEILHAAKLSPFALASELDAEEVGRLDAAIASVLAEAMAEAHGKPASELKDSKRSRMRVHGRAGEVCPVCGDTVAEVVFADSSLQYCPTCQTGGKPLKDRSTSKFLK is encoded by the coding sequence GTGCCCGAGATGCCCGAGGTCGACGCGCTCGTGGTCTTCCTGCGTGAACGGGCCGTGGGTGCCGTCCTGGCCGACGTCGAGCTGGCGTCGTTCGCCGTGCTCAAGACGTTCGACCCGCCCGTCTCGGCCCTCGCCGGGCTCCAGGTCACGGGCGTGCACCGGCACGGCAAGTTCGTCGACCTCGACGTCGACGGTCTGCACCTCGTGATCCACCTGGCCAAGGCGGGCTGGCTGCGCTGGTCCGACCACCTCACCGACAAGCGCCTCAAGATGGGTGCCGGCCCTCTCGCCGCGCGGGTCCGGCTCGACCACGGCGACGGACCCCACGTCGGCTTCGACGTCACGGAGGCCGGCACCCGCAAGGGCCTCGCGCTGTACGCGGTGCGCGACCCGCAGGACGTGCCCGGCATCGCGGCTCTGGGCCCCGACCCCCTCGCCGAGGGCTTCTCGGTGGCGCCCCTGCTCGAGGGCCGACGCATGCAGGTCAAGAGGTTCCTGCGCGACCAGAAGATCGTGGCCGGCATCGGCAACGCCTACAGCGACGAGATCCTGCACGCCGCGAAGCTGTCGCCGTTCGCGCTCGCCTCCGAGCTCGACGCCGAGGAGGTCGGTCGGCTCGACGCCGCGATCGCGTCGGTGCTCGCCGAGGCGATGGCCGAGGCGCACGGCAAGCCCGCCTCGGAGCTCAAGGACTCCAAGCGCTCCCGCATGCGCGTGCACGGCCGGGCCGGCGAGGTGTGCCCGGTCTGCGGGGACACGGTTGCCGAGGTCGTCTTCGCCGACTCCTCGCTGCAGTACTGCCCCACCTGCCAGACCGGGGGCAAGCCGCTCAAGGACCGGTCCACGAGCAAGTTCCTCAAGTAG
- a CDS encoding PspC domain-containing protein: MTTQPPPTDQAPDPGASPHAPGPRRGFRAFSEVRRSSDDRMLAGVCDGVARRFDIDPVVVRVLTVVLCFVGLAGVILYVAGWLLLPADDEPRSHVGEWFGLDTSEAQVRDTGLVVAAVLAVLGVLGDGGWGWGGDGDGLFWAALVIGGPVALVVWLVRRGGRRRGHEGHGVDTGSDPAGSNRPTVTDPATTWSSTPTDTVVLDTAPGEHPTAGLPPTPPSEPRRSIQPPPPREPREPYSWIPTLLTLSSIAIALAVVRLVADPTWPTYVAVALAVVGLGLVLCTFARGGLPLVLIGLLLLPVLALGTLVPTLRGGELDVAPQSASQVRDSYSFGFGQFELDLTDVSDPEALLGRTIEIETGMGQTVVVVPDGVPVVVDASVRAGDLVVLGERDSGVDRRLRASATGPALTIDVDHSLGQVEVRRP; this comes from the coding sequence ATGACCACGCAGCCCCCTCCCACCGACCAGGCGCCCGACCCGGGCGCGAGTCCCCACGCACCCGGCCCGCGTCGCGGCTTCCGTGCCTTCTCCGAGGTGCGCCGCAGCTCCGACGACCGGATGCTCGCCGGCGTCTGCGACGGCGTCGCCCGCCGCTTCGACATCGACCCGGTCGTCGTGCGGGTGCTCACGGTCGTCCTGTGCTTCGTGGGACTCGCCGGCGTCATCCTCTACGTCGCAGGGTGGTTGCTGCTGCCCGCCGACGACGAGCCGCGCAGCCACGTCGGTGAGTGGTTCGGGCTCGACACCAGCGAGGCGCAGGTGCGCGACACCGGACTCGTGGTGGCCGCGGTGCTGGCCGTGCTCGGTGTGCTCGGCGACGGTGGCTGGGGCTGGGGCGGGGACGGGGACGGGCTCTTCTGGGCCGCGCTCGTCATCGGCGGACCTGTCGCCCTGGTCGTCTGGCTGGTCCGGCGCGGGGGCCGGCGGCGCGGGCACGAGGGCCACGGCGTCGACACCGGGTCGGACCCCGCAGGCTCCAACCGCCCGACCGTGACCGATCCCGCCACCACGTGGTCGTCGACCCCCACCGACACGGTCGTCCTCGACACGGCCCCCGGCGAGCACCCGACCGCGGGCCTCCCACCCACTCCTCCGTCGGAGCCGCGCCGCTCGATCCAGCCCCCGCCCCCGCGGGAACCACGTGAGCCGTACAGCTGGATCCCGACGCTGCTCACCCTGTCGTCGATCGCGATCGCCCTCGCCGTGGTGCGCCTCGTGGCCGACCCGACGTGGCCGACCTACGTGGCCGTGGCCCTCGCGGTCGTCGGTCTGGGCCTCGTGCTCTGCACCTTCGCGCGAGGAGGTCTCCCGCTCGTGCTCATCGGGCTGCTCCTGCTGCCCGTGCTCGCGCTGGGCACCCTGGTCCCCACGCTTCGCGGCGGGGAGCTGGACGTCGCCCCGCAGAGCGCGTCGCAGGTCCGCGACAGCTACTCCTTCGGCTTCGGCCAGTTCGAGCTGGACCTGACCGACGTGTCCGACCCGGAGGCCCTGCTCGGGCGGACGATCGAGATCGAGACCGGCATGGGCCAGACCGTGGTCGTCGTGCCCGACGGCGTGCCCGTCGTGGTCGACGCGTCGGTCCGCGCCGGTGACCTCGTGGTCCTCGGGGAGCGCGACAGCGGGGTCGACCGGCGACTGCGGGCCTCCGCCACAGGTCCGGCCCTCACGATCGACGTCGACCACTCGCTCGGTCAGGTGGAGGTGCGTCGCCCATGA
- a CDS encoding ethanolamine ammonia-lyase subunit EutB: MAGPGAGGPIRRQSLGGTTYRFDGLVDLMAKATPARSGDQLAGCAAESDAERAAAAWALADEPLQTFLDEHVVPYESDEVTRLIIDSHDASAFAPVAHLTVGGLRDWLLEQCTRPDAATTLAALAPGLTPEMVAAVSKLMRNQDLVLVAQAAQVVSAFRTTIGLPGRIATRLQPNHPTDDPAGIAAATLDGLLMGSGDAVIGINPATDSPQTTARLLHLLDELRLRFDIPMQSCVLSHVTTTLDLIEQGVPVDLVFQSIAGTEGANTSFGVTVPLLLEASAAGRSLGRGTVGDQVMYLETGQGSALSAGAHLGTGGRAVDQQTLETRAYGLARALDPLLVNTVVGFIGPEYLYDGKQIIRAGLEDHFCGKLLGLPMGVDVCYTNHAEADQDDMDTLLTLLGVAGAAFVIAVPGADDVMLGYQSLSFHDALYVRQALGLRPAPEFEAWLAGLGMVDDAGRVLPVDLGASPLLSIAGPS, from the coding sequence GTGGCCGGTCCGGGGGCAGGGGGACCGATACGCCGTCAGAGCCTCGGCGGCACGACCTACCGTTTCGACGGTCTCGTCGACCTCATGGCGAAGGCCACCCCCGCTCGCTCCGGGGACCAGCTCGCCGGGTGTGCCGCCGAGTCCGACGCCGAGCGCGCGGCGGCCGCGTGGGCACTGGCCGACGAGCCGCTGCAGACGTTCCTCGACGAGCACGTCGTCCCGTACGAGAGCGACGAGGTCACCCGCCTGATCATCGACTCCCACGACGCCTCCGCGTTCGCCCCGGTGGCCCACCTCACGGTGGGCGGGCTGCGCGACTGGCTGCTCGAGCAGTGCACCCGTCCCGACGCCGCGACCACCCTCGCGGCCCTGGCTCCCGGACTGACGCCCGAGATGGTGGCCGCCGTCTCGAAGCTCATGCGCAACCAGGACCTCGTGCTCGTCGCCCAGGCCGCGCAGGTCGTCTCGGCCTTCCGCACGACGATCGGCCTGCCGGGGCGGATCGCGACCCGCCTGCAGCCCAACCACCCCACCGACGACCCTGCCGGGATCGCTGCTGCGACGCTCGACGGGCTGCTCATGGGGTCCGGTGACGCGGTCATCGGCATCAACCCCGCCACCGACTCCCCGCAGACCACGGCACGTCTGCTGCACCTGCTCGACGAGCTCCGTCTGCGCTTCGACATCCCGATGCAGTCGTGCGTGCTCTCGCACGTCACGACCACGCTGGACCTCATCGAGCAGGGAGTGCCCGTCGACCTGGTGTTCCAGTCCATCGCCGGCACCGAGGGGGCGAACACGTCCTTCGGCGTCACGGTGCCGCTGCTGCTCGAGGCCAGCGCGGCAGGGCGGTCGCTCGGCCGCGGGACCGTGGGCGACCAGGTCATGTACCTCGAGACGGGGCAGGGGTCGGCTCTCTCGGCCGGCGCCCATCTGGGCACCGGTGGGAGGGCGGTCGACCAGCAGACGCTCGAGACCCGTGCCTACGGGCTGGCCCGGGCGCTCGACCCCCTGCTCGTGAACACCGTCGTCGGCTTCATCGGTCCGGAGTACCTCTACGACGGCAAGCAGATCATCCGGGCGGGCCTGGAGGACCACTTCTGCGGGAAGCTGCTGGGGCTGCCGATGGGCGTCGACGTCTGCTACACCAACCACGCCGAGGCCGACCAGGACGACATGGACACGCTGCTGACGCTCCTGGGCGTGGCCGGCGCCGCGTTCGTCATCGCCGTGCCCGGTGCCGACGACGTGATGCTCGGGTACCAGAGCCTGTCGTTCCACGACGCGCTCTACGTGCGGCAGGCGCTCGGACTACGACCTGCGCCGGAGTTCGAGGCGTGGTTGGCCGGTCTCGGCATGGTCGACGACGCGGGACGGGTGCTCCCGGTCGACCTCGGTGCCTCGCCACTGCTCTCGATCGCGGGACCGTCGTGA
- a CDS encoding Nramp family divalent metal transporter: MLTASTLRGRMVLLGPAFVAAVAYVDPGNVATNVTAGAQFGYTLVWVVVLANVMAVLVQYLSAKLGLVTQASLATHVGQRLRRGPRLAYWVQAEAIAIATDLAEVVGGAIALYLLFDLPLVVGAVLTAGVSLLVLRIGDARGQGALERTILGFLAMIAVGFVAGLVVNPPAASEVAGGLVPTFAGAESVLLASGIIGATVMPHVIYLHSGLTSGRLGARGREVSVAGLLRATRTDVVLALLLAGVLNLSLLLVAAAGLQGLPGTDTLTGVHALVTSELGAGVALLFAVALLGSGLASTAVGAAAGAEVMQGLLGIRVPLLLRRVVTVIPALVVLVLGIDPSRALVVSQVVLSLGIPFALVPLVRLTASRAVMGEHVNRVGTTVAACAVAAVVIALNLSLLVLTFT; this comes from the coding sequence ATGCTGACGGCGTCCACCCTGCGCGGCCGCATGGTCCTGCTCGGGCCGGCCTTCGTGGCAGCGGTCGCCTACGTCGACCCCGGCAACGTGGCCACCAACGTCACCGCCGGGGCCCAGTTCGGCTACACGCTGGTGTGGGTCGTGGTGCTCGCGAACGTGATGGCCGTGCTGGTGCAGTACCTCTCGGCGAAGCTGGGGCTGGTCACGCAGGCGTCGCTCGCCACCCACGTCGGGCAGCGGCTGCGTCGGGGTCCACGCCTGGCGTACTGGGTGCAGGCCGAGGCGATCGCGATCGCCACGGACCTCGCCGAGGTGGTGGGGGGCGCGATCGCGCTGTACCTGCTGTTCGACCTGCCGCTCGTGGTCGGCGCCGTGCTGACGGCAGGGGTCTCGTTGCTCGTGCTCAGGATCGGCGACGCCCGCGGGCAGGGTGCGCTCGAGCGCACGATCCTCGGGTTCCTCGCGATGATCGCCGTCGGGTTCGTGGCCGGCCTCGTCGTCAACCCACCGGCCGCGTCGGAGGTGGCCGGTGGCCTCGTGCCGACGTTCGCGGGCGCCGAGAGCGTGCTGCTCGCGTCGGGGATCATCGGCGCCACGGTGATGCCTCACGTCATCTACCTGCACTCGGGGCTCACGTCGGGCCGGCTCGGCGCACGAGGCCGCGAGGTGTCGGTGGCCGGGCTGCTGCGCGCCACGCGGACCGACGTCGTGCTCGCGCTGCTGCTCGCCGGTGTCCTCAACCTGTCGCTGCTGCTCGTCGCCGCGGCCGGCCTGCAGGGTCTGCCGGGCACCGACACCCTGACGGGGGTGCACGCGCTCGTCACGTCGGAGCTCGGGGCGGGGGTGGCGCTGCTGTTCGCGGTGGCCCTGCTCGGGTCCGGCCTCGCTTCGACGGCCGTGGGGGCGGCCGCGGGCGCGGAGGTCATGCAGGGTCTGCTCGGGATCCGCGTGCCGCTGCTGCTGCGGCGGGTGGTGACGGTGATCCCGGCCCTGGTCGTGCTCGTGCTCGGCATCGACCCGAGCCGTGCCCTGGTGGTGTCGCAGGTGGTGCTGTCGTTGGGCATCCCGTTCGCGCTCGTGCCCCTCGTGCGCCTCACCGCGAGCAGGGCCGTGATGGGCGAGCACGTGAACCGGGTGGGCACCACGGTGGCGGCGTGCGCCGTGGCGGCCGTCGTGATCGCGCTCAACCTCTCCCTCCTGGTGCTCACCTTCACGTGA
- a CDS encoding EamA family transporter translates to MAVVLSLISALAYGVSDFLGGLFAKRSGPWQTAVVGQLSSTVCVAAAAAVVGGTAVGSDWAWASAGGVGAGVGAAVLYRGLAGGRMSVVAPLSAVVCALLPVAVGLVTGDRPSALALAGIVVAFPAIALVSRVVEEDAVAAAAHRGGVVDGLLAGVGFGVLFVALGQVGDDAGLWPLALANAVAMLAVVAVAVSVRQPWVPREPAAWRALAMGPLGATATAAFLLATREGLLSVVSVISALYPAATVLLATLVLKERIQAWQGVGLALAATAVTLVALG, encoded by the coding sequence GTGGCCGTCGTCCTGTCCCTGATCTCCGCGCTCGCGTACGGCGTCTCGGACTTCCTCGGTGGGCTGTTCGCCAAGCGATCGGGACCGTGGCAGACCGCCGTCGTCGGGCAGCTGTCGTCGACGGTGTGCGTGGCCGCCGCCGCAGCGGTCGTCGGAGGCACCGCGGTCGGGTCGGACTGGGCCTGGGCGTCGGCCGGCGGCGTCGGGGCCGGCGTGGGTGCAGCGGTGCTGTACCGCGGTCTCGCCGGCGGACGGATGAGCGTGGTGGCCCCGTTGTCCGCGGTCGTCTGCGCCCTGCTGCCCGTGGCGGTCGGTCTCGTCACGGGTGACCGGCCGAGCGCGCTGGCCCTGGCCGGGATCGTGGTGGCCTTCCCCGCGATCGCCCTCGTGTCGCGCGTGGTCGAGGAGGACGCGGTCGCGGCGGCCGCGCACCGCGGGGGCGTCGTCGACGGCCTGCTGGCCGGCGTCGGCTTCGGCGTGCTGTTCGTCGCGCTCGGGCAGGTGGGCGACGATGCCGGGCTCTGGCCGCTCGCCCTCGCCAACGCCGTGGCCATGCTCGCCGTCGTGGCCGTCGCCGTGTCGGTGCGTCAGCCGTGGGTCCCCCGCGAGCCCGCAGCGTGGCGCGCACTGGCGATGGGACCCCTCGGGGCCACCGCCACCGCGGCCTTCCTGCTCGCCACGCGCGAGGGCCTGCTGTCGGTGGTCTCGGTCATCTCGGCGCTCTACCCGGCCGCGACCGTGCTTCTGGCCACGCTGGTGCTGAAGGAGCGCATCCAGGCCTGGCAGGGCGTCGGCCTGGCCCTGGCCGCCACCGCGGTCACCCTCGTCGCGCTGGGCTGA
- the eutC gene encoding ethanolamine ammonia-lyase subunit EutC has translation MTGTPPPSRPGDDPWDGLRRTTQARIGLGRAGSSLPTRRVLEFRAAHAAARDAVHEPLDVDALAARVSKVGLGEPLRVRSLAEGRAEYLRRPDLGRRPADLEHLRQHRGADLAIVLADGLSPRALTDHAIGVLTTLVDALGGLYRIAPPVIATQSRVALGDHVGEALGVQSLLVVIGERPGLSVADSLGIYLTHDPRPGRSDAERNCISNIHPPEGLGYDAAGRIAVALVQGSRQLGRSGVALKDSSAAQAVEAAEAAAVEHVP, from the coding sequence GTGACCGGCACTCCCCCACCGTCGCGACCCGGCGACGACCCGTGGGACGGTCTGCGGCGCACCACGCAGGCCCGCATCGGTCTCGGACGGGCAGGCAGCTCCCTGCCCACACGACGGGTGCTGGAGTTCCGCGCCGCCCATGCCGCCGCACGCGACGCCGTGCACGAGCCCCTCGACGTCGACGCCCTGGCGGCCCGGGTCAGCAAGGTCGGCCTCGGCGAGCCGTTGCGCGTGCGCAGCCTGGCGGAGGGGCGCGCCGAGTACCTGCGCCGCCCCGACCTGGGGCGTCGGCCCGCCGACCTCGAGCACCTGCGGCAACATCGCGGCGCCGACCTCGCGATCGTGCTGGCGGACGGCCTGTCCCCCCGCGCCCTCACCGACCACGCCATCGGTGTGCTCACGACGCTCGTCGACGCGCTCGGGGGGCTCTACCGGATCGCCCCACCGGTGATCGCCACGCAGTCGCGCGTGGCGCTCGGTGACCACGTCGGCGAGGCGCTCGGCGTGCAGTCGCTGCTCGTCGTCATCGGTGAGCGGCCGGGTCTGTCGGTGGCCGACAGCCTCGGGATCTACCTGACGCACGACCCCAGGCCCGGCCGCAGCGACGCCGAGCGGAACTGCATCTCCAACATCCACCCGCCCGAGGGGCTGGGCTACGACGCGGCCGGGCGGATCGCCGTGGCGCTCGTGCAGGGCTCGCGGCAGCTCGGGCGGTCGGGGGTGGCGCTCAAGGACTCCTCCGCCGCGCAGGCGGTGGAGGCGGCCGAGGCAGCCGCCGTCGAGCACGTGCCGTAG
- the eat gene encoding ethanolamine permease encodes MAQQEKAPTGASGTDATAQEYLEKRQLKQGTAGWVLLAGLGVSYVVSGDYSGWNFGLAEGGFGGLLIATVIVAAMYLALVLGMAELSSALPAAGGGYTFARRALGPWGGFATGTAILIEYAIAPAAIATFIGAYVESLGLFGITDGWWVYLAVYALFIGIHLAGVGEALKVMFVITSVALVGLLVFAIAAIGDFDASRLTDIAPTDAAGASELLPFGYLGIWAAIPFAIWFFLAIEGVPLAAEEAADAERNVPRGIIAAMSVLLVTCVAVLVLTPGTGGAEAMSSSGNPLVEALGDGTAATVVNYVGLAGLVASFFSIIYAYSRQLFALSRAGYLPTALSVTNRRKAPVLALVVPGIVGFGLSLTGQGALLLNMAVFGAALSYVLMMVSHVVLRVREPDMPRPYRTPGGIATTGFALAVAALSVVATFLVDSTAALWCVAVFTAFMAYFALYSRHHLVAASPDEEFAALARAEQELE; translated from the coding sequence ATGGCCCAGCAGGAGAAGGCTCCCACCGGAGCCTCCGGGACGGACGCGACCGCCCAGGAGTACCTGGAGAAGCGTCAGCTGAAGCAGGGAACGGCGGGATGGGTCCTGCTGGCCGGGCTGGGCGTCAGCTACGTCGTCTCGGGTGACTACTCGGGCTGGAACTTCGGCCTCGCCGAGGGCGGCTTCGGCGGCCTGCTCATCGCGACGGTGATCGTCGCCGCCATGTACCTGGCCCTCGTCCTCGGCATGGCCGAGCTGTCGTCGGCGCTGCCCGCCGCAGGTGGCGGCTACACGTTCGCCCGGCGTGCGCTCGGGCCCTGGGGCGGCTTCGCCACCGGGACCGCGATCCTCATCGAGTACGCGATCGCCCCTGCCGCCATCGCGACCTTCATCGGCGCCTACGTCGAGTCGCTCGGCCTGTTCGGCATCACCGACGGCTGGTGGGTGTACCTGGCGGTGTACGCCCTCTTCATCGGCATCCACCTCGCCGGGGTGGGCGAGGCGCTCAAGGTCATGTTCGTCATCACCTCCGTCGCGCTCGTCGGCCTGCTCGTGTTCGCGATCGCGGCGATCGGCGACTTCGACGCCTCGCGGCTCACCGACATCGCTCCGACCGACGCCGCCGGGGCCTCGGAGCTCCTGCCCTTCGGCTACCTCGGCATCTGGGCGGCGATCCCGTTCGCCATCTGGTTCTTCCTCGCCATCGAGGGCGTCCCGCTCGCCGCCGAGGAGGCGGCCGACGCCGAGCGCAACGTGCCACGCGGGATCATCGCGGCGATGTCGGTCCTGCTCGTCACCTGCGTCGCCGTCCTCGTGCTCACGCCCGGCACCGGGGGCGCGGAGGCGATGTCGTCATCGGGCAACCCCCTCGTGGAGGCCCTCGGCGACGGGACGGCCGCGACCGTCGTCAACTACGTGGGCCTGGCGGGGCTCGTCGCGAGCTTCTTCTCGATCATCTACGCCTACTCGCGCCAGCTGTTCGCGCTGTCGCGGGCCGGCTACCTGCCGACGGCGCTGTCGGTCACGAACCGCCGCAAGGCGCCGGTGCTGGCGCTCGTCGTCCCGGGCATCGTCGGGTTCGGGCTCTCGTTGACCGGCCAGGGTGCGCTCCTGCTCAACATGGCCGTCTTCGGCGCGGCCCTCAGCTACGTGCTGATGATGGTGAGCCACGTGGTGCTACGGGTCCGCGAGCCCGACATGCCCCGGCCCTACCGGACGCCGGGCGGCATCGCGACCACCGGCTTCGCGCTGGCCGTGGCGGCGCTGTCGGTCGTCGCCACGTTCCTCGTCGACAGCACCGCAGCCCTGTGGTGCGTGGCGGTCTTCACCGCGTTCATGGCGTACTTCGCCCTCTACAGCCGCCACCACCTCGTGGCCGCCTCCCCCGACGAGGAGTTCGCCGCACTGGCCCGCGCCGAGCAGGAGCTGGAGTGA
- a CDS encoding alpha/beta fold hydrolase yields MSLPLVPRVRVPRDLAGAAVNLRDKAQGRRIADLRPTPRTLIKVTEHASLFRYDPYPGIEQHGEPLLFVPPLAAPALAFDLRRGCSVVEYFVQQGRPVYLVDYGPVSFEHRELGIEHWVDTVIPQAVRHVHADAGDRPVHLAGWSLGGIFTIFTAASDPSLPLASATAVASPFDLTQVPLIAITRPVNAVASGLVSAAYRTLGGVPAPLTRLGFQISAIDKYLTKPISMLTHADDRDFLAQLEAVDRFTDNMYAYPGRTFGQLYHVVVRSNALATGVVELGGRSIELARIDVPVLVVAGLGDTLAPTGAVSHLVDLLTGSPDVQLVQAPGGHLGVLTGRAARRTSWPAMEGFYARHDSD; encoded by the coding sequence ATGTCCCTCCCGCTCGTCCCGCGCGTCCGCGTGCCCCGTGACCTCGCAGGGGCGGCGGTGAACCTGCGGGACAAGGCGCAGGGACGTCGCATCGCCGACCTGCGGCCGACCCCGCGCACGCTCATCAAGGTGACGGAGCACGCCAGCCTCTTCCGCTACGACCCGTACCCGGGCATCGAGCAGCACGGCGAGCCGCTGCTGTTCGTCCCGCCCCTCGCGGCGCCGGCGCTGGCCTTCGACCTGCGTCGCGGGTGCAGCGTGGTGGAGTACTTCGTGCAGCAGGGACGTCCCGTGTACCTGGTCGACTATGGACCGGTCAGCTTCGAGCACCGCGAGCTCGGCATCGAGCACTGGGTGGACACGGTGATCCCGCAGGCGGTCCGCCACGTCCACGCCGACGCCGGCGACCGGCCGGTGCACCTGGCGGGGTGGTCGTTGGGTGGCATCTTCACCATCTTCACGGCTGCGTCCGACCCGTCCCTGCCGCTCGCGTCGGCCACCGCGGTCGCGTCGCCCTTCGACCTGACCCAGGTGCCGCTGATCGCGATCACGCGTCCGGTCAACGCGGTCGCAAGCGGTCTGGTCAGTGCCGCGTACCGCACGCTCGGCGGGGTCCCGGCCCCTCTGACCCGTCTGGGGTTCCAGATCTCGGCGATCGACAAGTACCTGACGAAGCCGATCTCGATGCTCACGCACGCCGACGACCGCGACTTCCTCGCCCAGCTCGAGGCGGTGGACCGGTTCACCGACAACATGTACGCCTACCCGGGGCGCACGTTCGGGCAGCTGTACCACGTGGTGGTGCGCAGCAACGCGCTCGCGACCGGCGTCGTGGAGCTGGGCGGACGCTCGATCGAGCTGGCCCGGATCGACGTCCCCGTCCTCGTGGTGGCCGGGCTGGGCGACACGCTCGCGCCGACCGGGGCCGTCAGCCACCTCGTGGACCTGCTCACGGGATCGCCCGACGTGCAGCTCGTCCAGGCGCCCGGGGGGCACCTGGGCGTGCTCACCGGGCGAGCCGCACGTCGGACGTCGTGGCCCGCCATGGAGGGCTTCTACGCCCGGCACGACTCCGACTGA